In Nymphaea colorata isolate Beijing-Zhang1983 chromosome 3, ASM883128v2, whole genome shotgun sequence, a genomic segment contains:
- the LOC116250926 gene encoding pathogenesis-related protein PR-1 type-like: protein MLFRGTHAQNSPQDFLAAHNKARAQVGVGHMVWDANVAAYAQKYAKQRIGDCRLVHSHGPYGENLFLSSGHQNTAKDAVNWWVAEKRYYNHATNTCACGKVCGHYTQVVWRKSVRLGCARVKCHNGAIFITCNYYPPGNVKGERPY, encoded by the coding sequence ATGCTGTTCCGTGGCACTCACGCCCAAAACTCTCCGCAAGACTTCCTTGCTGCTCACAACAAGGCTCGCGCCCAAGTAGGTGTCGGCCATATGGTATGGGACGCTAACGTTGCGGCCTATGCCCAGAAGTATGCCAAGCAGAGGATCGGTGACTGCAGGCTGGTACACTCCCATGGGCCGTATGGGGAGAACCTCTTCCTGAGCAGTGGGCACCAGAACACTGCAAAAGATGCTGTGAACTGGTGGGTAGCCGAAAAGAGGTACTACAACCACGCCACCAACACCTGTGCATGTGGAAAGGTATGCGGCCACTACACACAGGTGGTGTGGCGCAAGTCGGTGCGGCTGGGCTGCGCCAGGGTCAAATGCCACAATGGTGCCATCTTCATTACCTGCAACTACTATCCACCTGGTAACGTTAAAGGCGAGCGTCCTTACTAG
- the LOC116250943 gene encoding pathogenesis-related leaf protein 4-like: MEHSPGVLVWFSLLLGLGMLIHGAHAQNSPQDFLAAHNAARAEVGVGPMAWDDTVAAYAQNYANQRIGDCNLVPSDKYGQNIFKAGGQDYTAVDAVKAWVSEKSDYDYNTNTCANGKMCLNYTQVVWRNSVRLGCARVKCNSGEIFITCNYDPAGNVVGERPY; this comes from the coding sequence ATGGAGCATTCCCCTGGCGTCCTTGTTTGGTTTAGCTTACTGCTGGGCCTTGGAATGCTAATCCATGGCGCTCACGCCCAAAACTCTCCCCAAGACTTCCTTGCTGCTCACAACGCAGCTCGCGCAGAAGTTGGTGTTGGTCCTATGGCATGGGACGACACCGTTGCAGCCTACGCCCAGAACTATGCCAACCAAAGGATCGGTGACTGCAACCTGGTACCCTCCGACAAGTATGGGCAGAACATCTTCAAGGCAGGTGGGCAAGACTACACTGCAGTTGATGCCGTGAAAGCGTGGGTGTCTGAAAAGAGTGACTACGACTACAACACCAACACCTGTGCCAATGGAAAAATGTGCCTGAACTACACTCAGGTGGTGTGGCGCAACTCGGTGCGGCTGGGTTGCGCCAGGGTCAAGTGCAACAGTGGTGAAATCTTCATCACCTGCAACTACGACCCTGCTGGTAACGTTGTAGGGGAGCGTCCCTACTAG